One window from the genome of Tachysurus vachellii isolate PV-2020 chromosome 5, HZAU_Pvac_v1, whole genome shotgun sequence encodes:
- the LOC132846067 gene encoding NACHT, LRR and PYD domains-containing protein 3-like, whose product MIKINTWQRAGTYSKVITLIKNELKRFKKLLRPDYPACTDREVEDEEDLHSVGEGAMKITLHVLKNMTHTDLSNTLKRMLTSVYQPKLKSKLREKLKRINEGISQHGSSELLNEIYTEIYITEGWSGDVNNEHEVRQIETVSRRPATQEKSINCNDLFKDKSIRTVLTKGIAGIGKTVSVQKFILNWAQGKANQDVTFVFPLPFRELNLMSDESSLSLFPRNKKTRINRL is encoded by the exons atgatcaaaatCAACACGTGGCAAA GAGCTGGAACATACAGTAAAGTTATCACTCTGATAAAGAATGAGCTGAAAAGGTTTAAGAAGCTCCTGAGACCAGATTATCCAGCATGCACTGACAGggaggtggaggatgaggaggatctgcACAGTGTCGGAGAGGGAGCGATGAAGATCACACTGCACGTCCTAAAGAACATGACCCACACAGATCTCTCTAACACCCTGAAGCGCA tGCTCACCTCTGTGTATCAGCCGAAGCTGAAATCCAAGCTGAGAGAGAAgttaaaaagaattaatgaaggaatctCACAACATGGAAGCTCAGAacttctgaatgagatctacacagagatttacatcacagagggttggagtggagacgtcaataatgaacatgaggtgagacagattgagaCAGTGTCCAGGAGACCAGCAACACAGGAGAAATCCATCAACTGTAATGATCTCTTTAAAGACaagtccatcagaactgtgctgactaaAGGAATAGCAGGAATTGGAAAAAcggtctctgtgcagaagttcattctgaACTGGGCTCAAGGAAAAGCAAATCAGGATGTCACCTTTGTGTTCCCACTGCCCTTTAGAGAGCTGAATTTGATGTCTGATGAATCTTCTTTATCACTTTTTcccagaaataagaaaactagAATCAATAGACTGTGA